In Streptomyces sp. NBC_00306, a single genomic region encodes these proteins:
- a CDS encoding ATP-binding cassette domain-containing protein: MGGLDVRMREVACRHGRVDAVAAVDLEIAAGERVALTGTNGSGKTTLLRAVLGMHRQVTGTILVGGRGTRTSAEWAWRRRVCAWIPQKPAGGRFPLLGEELLASSAAPTEAGEAAERLGVGALTGRPLHTLSGGQLQRMYLARAIGCVAAGAQVLLADEPTAALDFTGQEEAADVLTALPVTLLVVTHDRTLAERCDRVLDMAAGRLREVR, from the coding sequence ATGGGTGGGCTGGATGTGCGCATGCGGGAGGTCGCGTGCCGTCACGGCCGGGTGGACGCCGTCGCCGCCGTCGATCTGGAGATCGCGGCCGGTGAGCGGGTGGCCCTGACCGGCACCAACGGCTCGGGAAAGACCACCCTGCTCCGCGCCGTCCTGGGCATGCACCGGCAGGTGACCGGCACCATCCTGGTCGGGGGCCGCGGTACGCGCACATCGGCCGAGTGGGCCTGGCGGCGGCGGGTCTGTGCCTGGATTCCGCAGAAGCCGGCAGGGGGCCGGTTTCCGCTCCTGGGTGAGGAGTTGCTGGCCAGCAGCGCGGCGCCCACCGAAGCCGGGGAGGCCGCGGAGCGGCTCGGCGTGGGGGCGTTGACCGGACGACCGTTGCACACCCTCTCCGGGGGCCAGTTGCAGCGCATGTACCTGGCGCGGGCGATCGGCTGTGTCGCGGCGGGTGCCCAGGTGCTGCTCGCCGACGAGCCCACCGCGGCTCTCGACTTCACCGGTCAGGAGGAGGCCGCCGATGTCCTCACCGCGCTGCCCGTCACCCTGCTCGTGGTGACCCACGACCGGACGCTCGCCGAGCGGTGCGACCGGGTGCTGGACATGGCCGCCGGACGGCTGCGGGAGGTCCGGTGA
- a CDS encoding metal ABC transporter permease, translating into MNPAAADVGALLQLLPVQRAGIALLLAAIGLPVIGVVIVGLDIMPVRFAMMHVALLGIAVGLLTGLDPMLCALVACALSGAGVAPLARTPDGLSGAMGLLMSLAIAAALLVLAVSGVNASGAFALLWGSILSVGTADLVVLAVLAVVVPGLFWWRRRDVGLLLYDRELAECSGVPVRGLTVVLLVLVAVAVAGAIKLTGALLVDALTLLPALAARRLGGSLKSITLWAVGIGIVVNLTGFLVALWLDWPPGPVLVLTAGAVVLAVHLVPERRITSWRATASVSLPSSH; encoded by the coding sequence GTGAATCCGGCTGCCGCCGATGTGGGCGCGCTCCTCCAGCTCCTGCCCGTCCAGCGGGCCGGCATCGCCCTCCTGCTGGCGGCGATCGGGCTGCCGGTGATCGGTGTGGTGATCGTCGGCCTGGACATCATGCCGGTGCGGTTCGCGATGATGCACGTGGCGTTGCTGGGGATCGCGGTCGGCCTGCTGACCGGGCTCGATCCGATGCTGTGCGCATTGGTCGCGTGTGCTCTCTCGGGCGCGGGGGTGGCTCCGCTCGCCCGTACGCCCGACGGCCTGTCAGGTGCCATGGGACTGTTGATGAGTCTGGCCATCGCGGCCGCGCTGCTCGTCCTCGCGGTCTCGGGCGTCAACGCCTCCGGCGCGTTCGCGCTGTTGTGGGGCTCCATCCTGTCCGTGGGAACCGCGGATCTCGTCGTCCTCGCCGTGCTGGCGGTCGTCGTGCCCGGTCTGTTCTGGTGGCGTCGCCGTGACGTGGGTCTGCTCCTGTACGACCGTGAGCTGGCCGAGTGCTCCGGCGTACCCGTACGCGGGCTGACCGTCGTCCTGCTGGTCCTGGTCGCGGTCGCCGTCGCCGGGGCGATCAAGCTCACCGGCGCGCTGCTGGTCGACGCCCTCACGCTCCTGCCCGCCCTCGCGGCACGCCGCCTCGGCGGCTCGCTGAAGTCGATCACTCTGTGGGCGGTCGGCATCGGCATCGTCGTGAATCTGACGGGGTTCCTTGTGGCCCTGTGGCTGGACTGGCCGCCCGGCCCGGTCCTCGTTCTGACGGCGGGGGCCGTGGTCCTCGCCGTCCATCTCGTACCCGAACGGAGAATCACCTCATGGCGCGCAACCGCCTCCGTATCCCTTCCCTCGTCGCACTGA
- a CDS encoding metal ABC transporter solute-binding protein, Zn/Mn family, protein MARNRLRIPSLVALSAALALVTGCGGDSDTSAGSASGKDKGKPSVVVTTTWEGAFAKAAGAENIKVIVPKSVHHAPDYDPKPSDLAAVAEADFVLYAPFEPYAEKIKEAAGSKAELVEVNLDNDADKVKAEVDKLAKLFGTGKAAATWKAAFDTEYAKLAKDLKAAWPGGKSPNVVSQVFTGWSAELAGATTVGTYGPEAVTPAQLAELAKKEPAFVLDNAHMSTGTVLPDSGAKQVKIVNYPGDDLDLLPVYSNAAAELKKAMGAS, encoded by the coding sequence ATGGCGCGCAACCGCCTCCGTATCCCTTCCCTCGTCGCACTGAGCGCGGCACTGGCCCTGGTCACCGGCTGCGGGGGCGACAGTGACACGTCGGCGGGCAGCGCCAGCGGCAAGGACAAGGGGAAGCCGTCGGTGGTCGTGACCACCACCTGGGAAGGCGCCTTCGCCAAGGCCGCCGGTGCCGAGAACATCAAGGTCATCGTCCCCAAGTCCGTGCACCACGCGCCCGATTACGACCCGAAGCCGTCGGACCTGGCGGCCGTGGCCGAGGCCGACTTCGTGCTGTACGCGCCCTTCGAGCCGTACGCCGAGAAGATCAAGGAAGCCGCCGGCTCCAAGGCCGAGCTGGTCGAGGTGAATCTGGACAACGACGCCGACAAGGTGAAGGCGGAGGTCGACAAACTGGCGAAGCTGTTCGGCACCGGCAAGGCCGCGGCGACGTGGAAGGCCGCCTTCGACACCGAGTACGCCAAGCTCGCGAAGGACCTCAAGGCCGCCTGGCCCGGCGGGAAGAGCCCGAATGTCGTCAGCCAGGTCTTCACGGGCTGGTCGGCCGAGCTGGCTGGTGCCACCACCGTCGGGACCTACGGGCCGGAGGCCGTGACCCCGGCGCAGCTCGCGGAACTCGCGAAGAAGGAACCGGCCTTCGTCCTGGACAACGCGCACATGTCGACGGGGACGGTCCTGCCGGACTCCGGAGCGAAGCAGGTGAAGATCGTCAACTATCCGGGCGACGACCTCGACCTGCTGCCCGTCTACAGCAATGCCGCGGCCGAGCTCAAGAAGGCCATGGGCGCCTCCTGA